The Stegostoma tigrinum isolate sSteTig4 chromosome 9, sSteTig4.hap1, whole genome shotgun sequence genome includes a region encoding these proteins:
- the prox1a gene encoding prospero homeobox protein 1a isoform X1: MPDHDNIALLTRHTKRRRVDIGVKRTVGTSTVFTKAKVKLFSAMNPHGSDQDIECSVVQHTDGDKSNVLRKLLKRANTYEDTMMPFPGATIISQLLKNNATKNGSSELSLQASGLSSTGSEANQEDACSNSSRESTQECVSPFSRPSMSQFDVDRLCDEHLRAKRARVENIIRGMSHSPNVALRGGENDRDGVQQPVSPRESYRENKRKQKLPQQQQQSFQQLVTARKEQKREERRQLKQQLEDMQKQLRQLQEKFYQIYDSTDSENDEDGNLSEDSMQSETADTRAHDRSDNEMSDLDPGHFLDRARALIREQEMAAENEKLKRDGHSGKSQGSTNLHAEGKQLAETLKQELNSTMSQVVDSVVKMFCKSSHQLPQVFPPIQIPQARFAVNGENHNFHTTNQRLQCFGDVIISNPLNTFANMHVPNSSDQTEALPLVVRKNSSEQSASTPSIGGHHSSLHQSPLSAAAGFSSPAFRHPLPLPLMAYSFQSSIGNASSTVSGKDRSSPESLDLTRETACLRTKVSSHHMNHRPCSPMHPSSTAEGLSLSLIKSECGDLQDMADISPYSGNTIQEGLSPNHLKKAKLMFFYTRYPSSNMLKMFFSDVKFNRCITSQLIKWFSNFREFYYIQMEKFARQSINDGVTSTEELTVCRDSELFRALNMHYNKANDFEQVPERFLEVAQITLREFFNAIVAGKDVDPSWKKAIYKVICKLDSEVPEVFKSPNCLQELLHE; this comes from the exons ATGCCTGACCATGACAACATAGCCCTCTTAACTAGACATACGAAAAGACGCAGGGTCGACATTGGAGTGAAGAGAACTGTAGGGACATCTACAGTGTTTACTAAAGCGAAAGTGAAGCTATTCAGTGCCATGAATCCCCACGGTTCAGATCAGGACATTGAGTGCTCAGTGGTCCAACATACAGATGGGGACAAATCAAATGTGCTCCGCAAGCTGTTGAAGAGGGCAAACACATATGAAGATACCATGATGCCTTTTCCAGGAGCTACCATAATTTCCCAGCTGTTGAAAAATAATGCAACCAAGAATGGAAGCTCAGAGCTCAGTTTGCAAGCCAGCGGTCTCTCCAGCACAGGCTCAGAAGCAAATCAGGAGGATGCCTGTAGTAATTCTTCAAGGGAAAGTACTCAAGAATGCGTTTCACCGTTTAGCAGACCTAGCATGAGCCAATTTGATGTGGATCGTCTTTGTGATGAACATCTGCGAGCTAAACGTGCCCGAGTTGAGAATATAATTCGAGGCATGAGTCATTCACCAAATGTGGCGTTGCGGGGTGGAGAGAATGATCGAGATGGGGTACAGCAGCCTGTGAGTCCCCGAGAAAGCTATAGGGAGAATAAACGCAAGCAAAAGCTTCCCCAACAGCAGCAGCAAAGCTTTCAACAATTGGTTACAGCTCGGAAAGAGCAGAAGAGAGAAGAACGTCGGCAATTGAAACAACAGCTGGAAGATATGCAGAAGCAACTGCGGCAGCTCCAGGAAAAATTCTACCAAATATATGACAGTACAGATTCTGAGAATGATGAAGATGGTAACCTGTCTGAAGACAGCATGCAATCTGAGACTGCTGATACAAGAGCACATGACAGGTCTGACAATGAGATGTCAGACCTAGATCCAGGACACTTTCTTGATCGTGCTCGTGCTCTTATtagagaacaggaaatggcagcaGAAAATGAAAAACTGAAGAGAGATGGCCACTCAGGAAAAAGTCAAGGCTCAACCAACTTGCATGCTGAAGGGAAACAGCTCGCTGAGACTCTTAAACAGGAGCTTAATTCAACTATGTCACAAGTAGTAGACTCTGTTGTTAAAATGTTCTGTAAATCCTCCCACCAGCTTCCTCAGGTCTTCCCACCTATCCAGATTCCACAGGCAAGATTTGCCGTGAATGGAGAGAATCACAACTTCCATACTACTAATCAACGGCTCCAATGCTTTGGTGATGTCATCATTTCCAACCCGTTGAACACTTTTGCCAACATGCATGTACCTAATTCTTCAGACCAGACAGAAGCACTGCCTCTTGTAGTACGCAAAAACTCATCTGAGCAGTCCGCCTCCACTCCTTCTATCGGTGGCCATCACAGCTCTCTTCATCAGTCTCCGCTCTCAGCTGCAGCGGGATTTTCATCCCCTGCCTTCCGCCATCCACTGCCTCTTCCTCTTATGGCATATTCCTTTCAGAGTTCTATAGGTAATGCATCCAGCACAGTTTCTGGGAAAGACAGGTCATCTCCTGAGTCATTGGACTTGACCAGGGAAACTGCCTGTCTGCGGACCAAAGTGTCATCACATCACATGAACCATCGTCCGTGCTCGCCAATGCATCCATCCAGCACAGCTGAaggtctctctttgtctctcattAAATCTGAATGTGGTGACTTGCAGGATATGGCAGACATTTCACCATATTCTGGAAATACA ATACAGGAAGGACTGTCACCTAATCACCTGAAAAAGGCCAAGCTGATGTTCTTCTACACGCGGTACCCTAGTTCCAACATGCTGAAGATGTTCTTCTCTGATGTGAAG TTTAAtaggtgcatcacctcacagctTATCAAGTGGTTCAGCAATTTCCGAGAGTTTTACTACATCCAGATGGAGAAGTTCGCTCGTCAGTCTATTAATGATGGAGTAACGAGCACTGAGGAGTTAACTGTCTGCCGTGACTCTGAGCTGTTCAGAGCCTTGAATATGCACTACAACAAAGCAAATGATTTTGAG
- the prox1a gene encoding prospero homeobox protein 1a isoform X2: MPDHDNIALLTRHTKRRRVDIGVKRTVGTSTVFTKAKVKLFSAMNPHGSDQDIECSVVQHTDGDKSNVLRKLLKRANTYEDTMMPFPGATIISQLLKNNATKNGSSELSLQASGLSSTGSEANQEDACSNSSRESTQECVSPFSRPSMSQFDVDRLCDEHLRAKRARVENIIRGMSHSPNVALRGGENDRDGVQQPVSPRESYRENKRKQKLPQQQQQSFQQLVTARKEQKREERRQLKQQLEDMQKQLRQLQEKFYQIYDSTDSENDEDGNLSEDSMQSETADTRAHDRSDNEMSDLDPGHFLDRARALIREQEMAAENEKLKRDGHSGKSQGSTNLHAEGKQLAETLKQELNSTMSQVVDSVVKMFCKSSHQLPQVFPPIQIPQARFAVNGENHNFHTTNQRLQCFGDVIISNPLNTFANMHVPNSSDQTEALPLVVRKNSSEQSASTPSIGGHHSSLHQSPLSAAAGFSSPAFRHPLPLPLMAYSFQSSIGNASSTVSGKDRSSPESLDLTRETACLRTKVSSHHMNHRPCSPMHPSSTAEGLSLSLIKSECGDLQDMADISPYSGNTIQEGLSPNHLKKAKLMFFYTRYPSSNMLKMFFSDVKFNRCITSQLIKWFSNFREFYYIQMEKFARQSINDGVTSTEELTVCRDSELFRALNMHYNKANDFEVPERFLEVAQITLREFFNAIVAGKDVDPSWKKAIYKVICKLDSEVPEVFKSPNCLQELLHE, encoded by the exons ATGCCTGACCATGACAACATAGCCCTCTTAACTAGACATACGAAAAGACGCAGGGTCGACATTGGAGTGAAGAGAACTGTAGGGACATCTACAGTGTTTACTAAAGCGAAAGTGAAGCTATTCAGTGCCATGAATCCCCACGGTTCAGATCAGGACATTGAGTGCTCAGTGGTCCAACATACAGATGGGGACAAATCAAATGTGCTCCGCAAGCTGTTGAAGAGGGCAAACACATATGAAGATACCATGATGCCTTTTCCAGGAGCTACCATAATTTCCCAGCTGTTGAAAAATAATGCAACCAAGAATGGAAGCTCAGAGCTCAGTTTGCAAGCCAGCGGTCTCTCCAGCACAGGCTCAGAAGCAAATCAGGAGGATGCCTGTAGTAATTCTTCAAGGGAAAGTACTCAAGAATGCGTTTCACCGTTTAGCAGACCTAGCATGAGCCAATTTGATGTGGATCGTCTTTGTGATGAACATCTGCGAGCTAAACGTGCCCGAGTTGAGAATATAATTCGAGGCATGAGTCATTCACCAAATGTGGCGTTGCGGGGTGGAGAGAATGATCGAGATGGGGTACAGCAGCCTGTGAGTCCCCGAGAAAGCTATAGGGAGAATAAACGCAAGCAAAAGCTTCCCCAACAGCAGCAGCAAAGCTTTCAACAATTGGTTACAGCTCGGAAAGAGCAGAAGAGAGAAGAACGTCGGCAATTGAAACAACAGCTGGAAGATATGCAGAAGCAACTGCGGCAGCTCCAGGAAAAATTCTACCAAATATATGACAGTACAGATTCTGAGAATGATGAAGATGGTAACCTGTCTGAAGACAGCATGCAATCTGAGACTGCTGATACAAGAGCACATGACAGGTCTGACAATGAGATGTCAGACCTAGATCCAGGACACTTTCTTGATCGTGCTCGTGCTCTTATtagagaacaggaaatggcagcaGAAAATGAAAAACTGAAGAGAGATGGCCACTCAGGAAAAAGTCAAGGCTCAACCAACTTGCATGCTGAAGGGAAACAGCTCGCTGAGACTCTTAAACAGGAGCTTAATTCAACTATGTCACAAGTAGTAGACTCTGTTGTTAAAATGTTCTGTAAATCCTCCCACCAGCTTCCTCAGGTCTTCCCACCTATCCAGATTCCACAGGCAAGATTTGCCGTGAATGGAGAGAATCACAACTTCCATACTACTAATCAACGGCTCCAATGCTTTGGTGATGTCATCATTTCCAACCCGTTGAACACTTTTGCCAACATGCATGTACCTAATTCTTCAGACCAGACAGAAGCACTGCCTCTTGTAGTACGCAAAAACTCATCTGAGCAGTCCGCCTCCACTCCTTCTATCGGTGGCCATCACAGCTCTCTTCATCAGTCTCCGCTCTCAGCTGCAGCGGGATTTTCATCCCCTGCCTTCCGCCATCCACTGCCTCTTCCTCTTATGGCATATTCCTTTCAGAGTTCTATAGGTAATGCATCCAGCACAGTTTCTGGGAAAGACAGGTCATCTCCTGAGTCATTGGACTTGACCAGGGAAACTGCCTGTCTGCGGACCAAAGTGTCATCACATCACATGAACCATCGTCCGTGCTCGCCAATGCATCCATCCAGCACAGCTGAaggtctctctttgtctctcattAAATCTGAATGTGGTGACTTGCAGGATATGGCAGACATTTCACCATATTCTGGAAATACA ATACAGGAAGGACTGTCACCTAATCACCTGAAAAAGGCCAAGCTGATGTTCTTCTACACGCGGTACCCTAGTTCCAACATGCTGAAGATGTTCTTCTCTGATGTGAAG TTTAAtaggtgcatcacctcacagctTATCAAGTGGTTCAGCAATTTCCGAGAGTTTTACTACATCCAGATGGAGAAGTTCGCTCGTCAGTCTATTAATGATGGAGTAACGAGCACTGAGGAGTTAACTGTCTGCCGTGACTCTGAGCTGTTCAGAGCCTTGAATATGCACTACAACAAAGCAAATGATTTTGAG